The window GCTCTAGTTTGTGAACCTAATGTGCTTCTGCAAATATGTAAAGCTTCAGAGCAAGGGAACAAAAGTGTTGATCAGAGCTACTGTTTTAGTGTTGGCCCACAGAGCATCGAGAAGGGAGTGCaagtcagctccagctgcctgagGATAAACCCCTCAGAAAGGACTGGGTGAAAACAAAATCACGCCACAACAGTTCTAACTTGTGGCTTGTAACTGACAGCCTAAGAACTGCTGAACTGGAGGGAGCTCACCTTAGGAATGACGTAGTCTCTGAAGCTGGTGTCTTTGGTCACAGTGTGAGGGAGAGCCAGGGGGACAAGAGAGATGAAGCGCTGGATTTCATGGACCACGGCGTCTGTGTAGGGCATCTGGGTCCGGTCAGCCACACAGGGTTTTCTTGATCGTCCTACTACCTGGTCAATCTCTTCTTGAATTTTCTCTGTCATGAGAGGCACAAATCATCAAATGggtaaataaaaccaaacccatCTAAATAGGTTGCTGTAAACTAGTAACAAATCTCAGATGGCAGGAGCATTAAGTTGATTTTGATGTTGACTGGAACACAGCTAACACTTCTGCCCATGCAAAGAAACTTGCATTGATTTGGCTAAATAAAGATGTGGACACAGtctcagagagagaaagagagagagagagagatatgAAGGGAAAATCTGGGACAAGGATGTGGTGTTAGTcatgtgcccagcccaggggaacAGCTAGAGAGGAAGAGGTCACAAACTGGTACCTTGAATCTTTGGATATTTGAGAAGAAGCAGGAGCCCATATCGTACAGTGGTGCTTGTTGTCTCAGTTCCAGCAAGGAACAAGTCGAAAGCACTTGTTATCAGGTTCTTCATGTGGAAACTGGAATTGGGACGATCTTTCTCCTAAggaaaaggctttgtttttcctctggctGAGATGAGAGAAAGTGGCCCTTTCACGTGTCATCTCAGACCTTTGTTTTCTCCTAGAGCTGTGGCATTTCTCTGCTAAGGGGCCCCAGCCATCTGGGGCATTGCAATGCAGCCTTGAGCAGTAAACTCAATACCAACCTCCTTTTAGGCTGTGCACTGAATGGAACTCTACTGCTTGTCTGCTGTGTCTAATGCTTTCCAGTGAAAGAATTGCAAGACCAGACTGAAAAAGTCCCTGTGTTTTGGTGAAAGCAGAGGAAGCTCTTGCTCTCCAAACAGTAGTGGTGGCTGGTGAGCACGCAGACCCAGAGCTGTAAGCTCTAACACAGGCAGTATCTGGGGTATTGTTGCTGTTTTCCCATTGCACAGCTGACTGGGAAGGGGTCATCCCCATGTCTGTGTTACTTATGAGAGGAAAGGACTCAGCATAGGTGTGTTTGGGGACAAACTGGGGCCATCTTCTCCTTACCTCCTGAATTTTGCTGAGGAAACAGTCGATGAAGTCCTGAGGGGAGTTGGGATCTAGGGAGGCTTGGTGCAACTTCACCTCCTCTGCTACAAAGGCTTTTAGAGCATCAAATTCTCCAAATATATTGTTGTGTGGGCCAGGCAGGTAATCCATGATATTTGAGAACATCTGGTAgagctggaaggaaagaaacaggaagGTCCCTAGTATGACATTTGCCCCATCCTTTGATACTAACCAAATGCCCAGAAAAGCCACAACCCTGTCAACTGAGCCAAGCAGAAGGACTATGAGGCTGAGCAGTCTGGCGGGACTTGcgtagtagtagtagtagtagtagtagtagtagtagtagtaacCTTAGAAGTGGAGAAGAAAGTTGTCCAGGGCTATTGGGAACTATTGTACTTAGCTGGCAAAGCCAATTCCAGCTTTGGCGAGGGAGTTTCTTGCTCTTGAATGAAATGCCTtcagtgcagcagagcattgatGGGGTCCTACTTAGAAGACTGAAATGGAACTTCATTGGGAAGGAGgcctcctgcttccctgggaGAATGTCGCCACTGTGAAATGCCTACTGAACGTACCTGTCCCCAGCGGGAGTTGATCATCTCAAAGATGTTGTTCATGTTGTCCATCAGAGCCAGGAACTTCTTGTCTTTATAATCATATCGTTTCCCAAAGACAATGGAGCATATGACATTGGAGACAGAACAGCTCAGCATGAAGGTTGGGTCAAAAGCTCTTCCTGTGATTTCAGAAACGTTAcagactattaaaaaaaaccccatgaaatgTTGTATGTCTACTTATGGCTACTGCGGGTAATCTGAACTCCAGTTGTTAGTGGAAATATCAGATCAGTCTCTGAGTGACACAGAAGGGTCCTCCAAACAGAACAGGACATGATCACAAAATTATTTCGGCTTCATAATGAGGGGTAGCTGGTGCATGGACCAAATCCATAGGAACTTCATTCCATGCTAAATAAGTGAGCTCCCTTAATAGAGCCTATTTTTTCAAACATAAGATATATTAAAAATGGATTGTACCCTTTGTTTTGTTGATCTCTTCCAGCAAGTAGTCAGATTCCTCCTGTATCCTCTCTTCAATGCTCCTCTTCCCCATTCCAAAGTTCCTCAGAGTGGTGAGAGAAAACCGCCGGACTTGTAACCATAGCTCATTGTTGCTAAAAACAATCCctgcagaagaagaaagaagaggaaagacaTGTCCCGGGCATGCTGGCTGTGAGATGAACAGTGGCTCATGGTGACAGTGAATCCTGTCCCTGGAGAGCACTGACATGGCAGCGTCACAGCGTACTGCAGTTCTGCGGTCCAACTGCCTGCTTTTGGCCTTCTCCACTACATGCCCAACATCCTTGTGAATAATACATACTCACCCATACACAATttcccttgctgcagctgctggctgctgcccctTGCCATTTCCCTGCCCATCTTTGAGAGCAATCTGGCTCCCCTTCTCTGCCACCTCCCACCCTCTGAGTTGCAGTAGCCTTCTCTGTCTTCCCCTCTCCAGGTGGATTGCACCCACCCCATGCAGTTTTCCCTCATGCAAGGTACACTCCGGCTCTAATCTGGATCACATCCACaaccccttcccttctccttcagaAGGAGCTGAGTCAGCAAACATACCTAATCCATTGTTAGCCCTGTCTCCAATTGGCATGTGTCCCCTGGCAGCAAACTCGTCTGCGCGATCGACCAAGGCTTCTTTCACCACATCGTATCCATGCAGCACCACCACTGGGTCAGAGCCCAGGTGCACTGTGAAAACGGGTCCATACTCTTCACTGAGCTGTAAAAATGCAAGAGAGAACATGGCCATGGAGCAAATAGTGAGGAAGAGTGGGAAAGTCTccatgctgctgcctcccacagCAGGCAGTTAGCCTCACACATTGGTAACATCAAGATTTGGGTCTCTCATGATAAATGTGGCTGTGCAGATGGGTCCCACTTATCAGGTCCTAAACAACATGGCAACAGCAGTGAGGGGAAGCAGCTGCAGTCCCCATGacttttctgctcctctggaatTGCAAGTCATTGAGCCATAGCCACAGGCTGACCCCACACACAAGTCCCACAGATTTCTCACCCAAAGCAGAACAACAGAAGAAGTGGCCTTACCTTCTGGAGGGTTTTTGTCAAGTTACTTGgtttcacctgcagcaggtTGCCTAGAATGGGAAGGGGAGCTGGTCCTGGAGGCATCTTCCCCTTCCCAGACCTTCCTTTCCATGCTGCAAAGGAGAGCAGGCAGGCAATGCAAACCAGGAGGACAATAGTGGCTCCTCCCAGGAGCTCCATTTTCGTCTGTGGCTCAGGAGGGAGTGACTCTGGCTGTCAGAATCTGAGTTTATATCCCAAAGGTCTGTGTTAGTTCAAGAGCAGGTTTTGAGTCACATGGCTGAGTCAGTCAATGTTTACTAGTTAATCATTTGTTAGATTGCCCTGTGTTATGAAACTAAGACTTTTATTGGTATTAATTATTCATTGAAGTCACACCTTATCTCAAACAACTGCAGAAGCCAACAGAGATTAGGAAATCTGTAATGTGCTCAaaaaacttgttttctttttcttttatctagACTTAATTGTTAAAGAAATCGTGGTAGGGGGACAGTGTCCTTCTGAGGCACTCACAGATATTCACTGTCACAAGAACATCTTCCAAGTACTTCAGTGACATTTGGGTTTTCTGCTCTTCTGTATTGATTATGCAAGCCCTCAGTGCTGTGAGCCATCCTTCATTGTTCCTGAAATCTTCCTGATGTTATTAGTAAACTTCATACTGCATGTTATTTGCTAAAGGACAAGCCATTGTGTTTTCCTCAGAGCTATTGCACAGCAATAGCCCCAGTCTCTCTCCCTAGGGGTGTCTGGCCTTACAAGAGAGGAGAGTATAAAATATCTATCCAGCAAGGCTAGAAAGGTCTCCAGACATGACAACAGACAAGAAGGGACTTGCTGGGTGAGACTAAACGAAGATGTAAGAAAAGGGGACAAAACCTTGAGACTCTGAACTCCTCAAGGGCTcctagaggaaaaaagagaaaagtacaGAGAAGAGAGAAACCCAGAACTTGAAAGAGTCTCTGGGAAATGGCTTCCCAAGCTAGGACAGAGATGTACTTGTCCGAGGCTGGTATAGGCCATTGCAACCTGGCAACTTGTCCTTGCACTTACCAAAGCAGCTCACCCAACCTGCAGCTGGAAGCTGGCATGCACAGGTTCTTGTTTTCTTGATGTCTGACTCCACTATGAGGAACTAGTGCTCTGGAAGTTCTCTAGGTGCtctgggaggcagcagagcgTGTCGGCTGTGTTGCAAGGGCTTAAAAAAGAGCTGGAGGCTTCCTGCCCAAGACTGCCCAGGGCCTGCGTACCGGCGGGGTCCCAAGAGCAATGGCAGGGGCTGGTAGAAAACCCTTGCTGCTGTGCTCATCTTGTTCAGTCTGACCTTAACCCTCTGTCTCTCCTGAACTGTGACATATTTGCAGGCAAAACTGATTAGAAGGTTTTGCAAGGATAGGGGATGTGGGACTTGGTGGGAATTAGCAAGAGGCCTGGCTGAGGGCTTTGTTGGGGCATACTGTGTTTACTGCAAAGCAGTGTGTTAAGGTGAGTTTCCCTTCCACTCAGAGGAGCGAGTGAAGATCTCCATCCCTTGCAAAAGTTTTTGTACCTTTGCTACAGAAGGGAGTTCTAAGTCATCCTTGTTCTCTTGGATTGGTGCAACAATTTTCTAGTTGTTcattttaaatcttattttacttctttgaGAGCCATATTCAATGCTTTGGTGGAAAAACCAAACTGTCAACAACTTTTGGCTAGTAGCTGGTCTGCTGGGCAGAATTTCTGCATCAGCTCagatgctgccagggcagtTTATGGAAGTTCATGTAGGTTCATGGACTTTCGTCTAATGAATGTAAAGTTTATGAGAGTTTGCACTTTGACATGAGGTAGCTGCCAGCTAGCAGTGTTCATGACCTTACCACCTTGTCTCCAAAGTTCCCTGTTGCCCATGGCACTCATTGATTAGACTAGTGGTCCACAGAGAGGTTTTCTTCACCTACCTTCATCCTCTGCATGTCCTTCTGTCTGTGGTGGTCTTGGCTGCTGTCTAAACTGGTGATTACAACTGGGTCACTGGAATGCATGAGAATGATCAAATGGGTGAGGAAAAGATTTCTGAGGAAGAGAGACTTGCTTGTTTCATTTCAGCTAGGCTGCTTTCCACTTTCCATTTTCCATAACAACTTCTTTCAAACAAAGCATTTAATTTCCCTGAAGTTCAGGCTCATCTGAAGAGCCTTCCATCCCTACATGATCAAACACAGCTATTTGGTGTTTGTGTAGGAACTAGGAAAGGGCAGTTACCTGAAACTGTTCTCAGCACAGGTACTCCTTGGCAGATCTACAGCACTTCTGGGGTTCTTTCATGTAGAATTATTCTTCAAGTCCATGTAGACATTCTTTTTTATTATCAGAAGTGAAGTATTGATGGGTTAATGTATAATAAAAGTACCTCCCTATAGCTCCAAAGTACTTTACTGATTTTTACCCAGTTATCAGCAGGTAATGCAGCCAAAAGAAGCATTTGGCTGTCATACAGTGATGATGTGATTGGGGCATGCACAGTTCTTACAGGCTTTTAAAGAGATGAAGCCTCCCTCCTTGCCAAAGTCCAAATGTTTTCCCTGGTGTCTCTACTCTGTTGCTGCCTGGTGCCCTGGCAGGCACTGTGGGGAGCACAGCTGGTTCATGAGGGCTGCTCAAGCCTCAGCTACGTAGGCAAGCTGCCAAGATCCATTGCCTGTTGCGCATAGCTGCTGACAAGGTCTTACACTTTGTGGAGCAGCCATCCTGGCTGGTGCATGAAATTAGCAGAGGTAGGCACAGTGACCTTCTTGACCAGCTGGGATCATGGCATCTTGCACAGGTGTGCAGCAAAGATGGGCTGTGGGCTAAGGTGGAAGGGCAAAGGAAATGCCTCCCTCAgactcagctgctgcccacccaCCATGCCTGTGGTGAGGGCTGGCTGGGGCCAGGGTACTGATGCTGTACGGTGCTGTGCAGacatccaggagctggaggatcTGCTAAAAGGCAGAACTGTAAAGACATTCACAGTTTCATGGCATGAATGCAGAAACATGCATGGAAAGATGGCCCATGAGGCATTCGCTTGGTGTGGCTGCCTGATGTGTGGCTGGGGAGGAGACTCTCCATGACACCTTGCACTTACAGGCAGGCAATGGCTGCTGGCAGGCAGTTTTCTCTGGGATCACAGAAGCTCCCCTTGCCTGTGTTTCAAGCCCATCTCAGGGGCCCACCTGCCGCTTTTTGGGGGTAGGGATCCCAGAGAGCATCCTGCCACTTAGCAGCCAGGTCTGAACCAGTCCTGCAACCAtccccacacaaacacactgcAAACAGGGGCTGTAAGTCCACAATCAAGAGTGTTTATGGGGAATCGTCACTGTTTAGGTGTGCAAGGCCTTCTGAGCTCCATGATTTCTCACAGATTTTATGTGGAGGgctctttctgtgcttttgtgTCAGCATCCTGTGTCTGGCATTTGAACATGTATAAtcttaaaaagaataaaagagcaTTGTCACTGTTTCTTGCACTCATGCCATGTATTGAGCAATTAGAGCAGCAATAGGGTGCATGGGGAGAAGCAACCAGATTTCCTATGTGTTCCAGCTGTGGGAGGAACTCAGGGTAGGAAAGAAGCTTTGAAGACCCTCCTGGGGCTCTACAGTATGAATACAGACCCATCTCTTGACATTAGTTCAACTCTTgccctttgtttttcttcaaagagCACCAGCAGACTCTGCTGAGTTCAGGTGAGGGCAATGGAAGGTGATAAACTGCTGGGCTGTGTCCACCTGGGAATTTCTGGTCCCAGCTGGCTTCACAATTTAAAAGGACTAGGCTAAGAGCCTAGCAAGAGAGCAGGATGGTTGTTGTAGGGTGGTCTTGGGCTGCATCAGGAGCTATGCTCTTCTGGGTGTTTCCTGGCCCCCTGGCTTTGGTTCTGGGGACTCCTATCAGTGTTTTTTCTGATCCTACCCTGCTGACTTGTGGCCAGAAAAGTTTACAGCTCACCTTACCAcaaggctgggaagggaatgttTCATTTGCGCTGACTACATGGGGTGAGGCAATATCAAGAGGCATTTTTAGCCATATCTTTGCCCAGACGCAGAGGTGCATGGAAGGAGAGTAAAGGAACAGATTTTGATGTGCAGTGCTGTTGTACTTTACTGAAGTTCTGTGCATCTTGCATAATCTGGGGGATGTTTATATGACACAGCCATCAAGGACTTGGTGAAGTGCTGTGCCTGGATCTAGATGTCTTGGCTGCTGGATACTCTCACTGCTGTTCCCGACCCTAATATTGTCTAGGTCCCTATTTCCTATAGAAAGGTAGGATTGTAGTGGGTCTAATCTGCAATGTGGGACTCTGAagcccctgctgctgtgtcctctTTCCCTAGATACTGAATGGAAGGCACATGCTCTGCAGAATGACTCTGGCTGTGGGCTCTTGGTATCTGGGACTCcagaaggctccaggaaaatACCAGTCTCTTATGCAGGCTGTTATGTCTTTGAGTGGGTGAGTGGCTTTAGGGATTCTGCTGGGACTGTAActactgctgctctggctgtcctgaCTGGTGTGGCTTTTCCCTAGGATCACAATTACTTTATACTGGTTGGGCTTGAAGGAATAGATGCTGCTGGGCAAAACGTTCTTCGTTAAGAGACTCTGCTCAGGTGCCCTGTGGACCTTCCTGGTAAGATACAAGTACCTGTCAGAATCTTCTGGTGATCAGTACCATTCCTTTCAGATGGCTGCTCCTAGTCAGCTTGGGGGCTAGGAAAGGGGACTTACTGCTGTGCAGAAATCTCCATGAAAAAAGGTTTGGACATAGGGGCCACCAAATTGCTAAGGACTTGTGCCTCTCTGCAGGGTCAGCAGGTGAATATGTACATCATGTCTCCCAGCCATATTCTGGCTACATGAGTTCAGCAAGTTCAGTGAATTAACTGGAGACTAGGTACAATGGTTTTCTTAATTACCACGAGTCAATCTAGAATGCCTTATCTTGACAGATCCAATGTAGGTCCAGTTTCCTGTACATGGCCTCAGGGGAAGTCTCTGCTTCATGGAAATGCAGGTCCCTCCTGAGCAGGCTTCCATGCCAGATCCAGGCCGTGTGGCTGACCCTCACCTAACTCTCACTTTCCTTGATTTGTATGCAGAATCACCAGGACACCTTCAGCCTGTGTCCTTCATGTCTTTGTCCCCCTGCTCTTGTGCTTTATCTGCAAAGACCTGCTGGTTTTTGCAGCCCTGGATGCTCCAAGCAGCAGTGTCTGTctggctgttcccagccaggACCGGCTGCCGTGTGCCTCCCTGCCCATCAGCCAGGGAGACTGTGAAGCACGAGGCTGCTGCTATGACCCCAGAGACAGGGTGAAACCTTGCTACTTTGGTAACACAGGTAAGCCTGAGCACCtgttctccctccctcctgagctgctgcaaaacaggatttctgaTTTTACTGGCAGGGCAAGCCAGCACTTGGTGTGTACCACTCCTGCAGGTGGCTCAGGGCCATGTTTTTGGCTGCCAGGAATATCATGTCCCAGTCAAGTGTCCAGCATTTTCCACTCTATTGCAACACACCTGGTTTTATGCCCAGCATTGGTGTTGTTGTTGGAACTGGCTGCACTTGTCTTGCCATACTTAGCACTTGTTTTGTGGGTTAAAGGCAGGACATCTTGCAGGACTTGCTGGTCTTGTCTTGGTTGTGATGTTAGAGCATCCTTCCCATCTCTCTTATCTCTGAGCTCAAGGCTGATTCCATCTTTTTCTCCAGTGACAGCTCATTGCACACCAGATGGCCAGTTTTCCATTGCTGTTTCTCGAGATGTCACCCTGCCACCTGTTGCCCTGGGCTCAGTGCAACTGGCCAGTGGACACAGtactggctgtgtccctgtcctcacAAACAATGCCTTTGTTGTGTACCAGTTTCCACTCTCTGCCTGTGGCACTACTTTTCGGGTAAGAGCTGCAGCTGTTGCTAGGCTGGAAGAGCTGGAACAGCCTGCCATGGCTTTAGCTGCTCAGTGGACATCCTACAGACTTGCAGAGGCCAAATGCTGTTCTCCAGCCTCATACTGCTCCAACCTGACTTTACCACAGTGATGGTTCCTATCTGTCATTCCAGATGAATGCAGACCAGGCCATATATGAGAATGAGTTGGTGGCAAGCAGGGATGTGAAGACTGGGAGCCTTGGCTCTGTCACTAGGGATAGCACTTTGAGGCATTACCCTGGGGCTGATGttgctgggtgtccctgggttcAATGTCACTAGAGAAATTCCTGCTTGTCACAACCTCTGAATTCACATGAGGGCCCTGGAGTAGGTTAAAGACCAGTGTATCTCTAATTAGTAAGAATAAAGCTGGAATTGATCAGTAACAATCTGCAGATTCTCAAATCTAAACACTAAAGAGAATTTCAAGTATTTGTTGAAAGGAAGTGACAGAAGAAAGGAGATATAAGCAGATGATAGGTTGCCATATTGGAGAAAGGGGATATCAGAGTGGCTTTGCCTGATTTGGAGATTTCCTTTCCCACCAGGCTATATGTCTGATGTACTTATTCCATCAATGGGAGCTCTGTTCCCTTGAGTGTTCAGGTCTTTGCATTGCCACCactccctgctgtgtccctgccagaTCCTCTGTCTCTGGAGCTGCGTGTTGCCTCAGGTAGGAGAGGTTTGCAGGACCTGTTCAAGGCtctcagagcagggctctggtCTCTGATGTCTAACAGTGGAGTATTGATGggttaacccagcactgcttcCCTGCCATGGTGGGAACTTACTGATATGGCTCTAAAGGATGCCTATTCCTGTTTCTTGATGCTCTTAAATGGCTCTTGGGTTTCTTCTGTCCCAAATGGAAGCTATACTTCCTACTATATGGACAGTGACTGTTGCAGTGTGctttaaacttccgggtcccttacccaggtgtgcctatacctctctcctttcccccctcgcccccttgctgagtgagtcctgtcaatcagttttaacattccagcaaggccttGTGTGGTTGGccaagttcaaaggatgcccctcaggcccagaggtcattggtctGTCTAGGTGCCATCCTCTcctgagaccccgcccctcccacctggttggtggctcacctgtcccctcccctccccctgccccgggagcttaaaaggtgaatcaggccATGCGGTCGGGATTGTGTTGGAGCTGTTCttaagattcagacctctgtaaccatggaataaacctctggatataaccctccagcagaatcctctcctttttctctttaccatcgcctgaagctttcctcctgaggtaaacggagttcctaacaagcctggacttgtttagtgcccagctgcaaccaccagcaagctaaaggtgtctctggggtgatacaccacagctcccgcctttggcctagcagcgagggtcagactggcccaggcacaatctaactggtaatattgggattcatattccaataccccctgtcacaccagcaatagaaacagaccCCGTCCCCACATGTAATCCTTTTGTAAGCCatgaaggtccttcagggaaaaggactcaatagttgcatctgatcttgcacctgctgctttgactcctgattttatgtcAGGAGGCATTcaggttccttctccttcatcatcatcatcctcatcatccactggtcgattggtcttgtccgtgcatttcccacttctagtgctggcAGCAACAGCCATTGGTTGAGGCTTATTTTctggtttagctgctggcttaggctcactatctggtttggctgctggcttcgagcctgggctgttggctgcagcctgagtcaccgggacagttgctgatttatctccctgcccccctgcctctctctgctgcccGACAGGATCTAGCAGCGAGTGATGAGCAccagccagggcccagctcactgcaatgaccttcctctccttaggctcatcctggtacttctctttcagatatttccccacctcagctgggttctgaatttgctcatggggaaaatcccagactatagggtcagagaattccttcaggatttggcccatatcctcccatttcccacaccacttaggattttccacactgGGGTCTACTCttgagtcaggggtctcatcagctcgtctagaaatctcagccctcatcctagagaagcagcaggctgtatacACGAAGGTTACCAGACtgaataccagaaagatggtctctttaacgTTCAGGGGAAACTCAACATCCTTCAATAGTGATGCAACAGATTCataggagaagaaggaaagcaaaggctgaAATGCCTGATCCCCTGCCgctcctcctctaacaaactggatgcataaccacagccatgaaccattcatacctggagcagaccccagcatgtttataaactttttACACATCATTaccaccaagcccagcaggatagctattctggtcactgCCCCTCTGCTATAAAAACTACATATAAGGGacaatactaaagctatttctggataagaaaataaacctagggaccacGGAGGTATTAagatctcaaaaaaccctagggaccagaaatgcatgcaagccttcaccccaacagacattatgaattcaaa is drawn from Zonotrichia leucophrys gambelii isolate GWCS_2022_RI unplaced genomic scaffold, RI_Zleu_2.0 Scaffold_145_113207, whole genome shotgun sequence and contains these coding sequences:
- the LOC135460995 gene encoding cytochrome P450 2C19-like is translated as MELLGGATIVLLVCIACLLSFAAWKGRSGKGKMPPGPAPLPILGNLLQVKPSNLTKTLQKLSEEYGPVFTVHLGSDPVVVLHGYDVVKEALVDRADEFAARGHMPIGDRANNGLGIVFSNNELWLQVRRFSLTTLRNFGMGKRSIEERIQEESDYLLEEINKTKGRAFDPTFMLSCSVSNVICSIVFGKRYDYKDKKFLALMDNMNNIFEMINSRWGQLYQMFSNIMDYLPGPHNNIFGEFDALKAFVAEEVKLHQASLDPNSPQDFIDCFLSKIQEEKDRPNSSFHMKNLITSAFDLFLAGTETTSTTVRYGLLLLLKYPKIQEKIQEEIDQVVGRSRKPCVADRTQMPYTDAVVHEIQRFISLVPLALPHTVTKDTSFRDYVIPKGTTIFPVLTSVLHDSKEFPNPHEFNPEHFLNKNGSFKKSEFFMPFSAGKRICPGEGLARMEIFLLIATILQNFTLKSVVNPQELNITPTLSGTGNVPPAYQLCAVPR